The following are from one region of the Silene latifolia isolate original U9 population chromosome 9, ASM4854445v1, whole genome shotgun sequence genome:
- the LOC141598284 gene encoding uncharacterized protein LOC141598284, protein MGPVWYLGERLARQCSRDALTVPVDPPRTMFREPSEAEREADLAGASGDDLLLPGEDYSAFLYGRLAYWPVVEVEAAGIEPPEYPETLEYTDATGRTTISELRDFDVAVTDAGLDDWQHLIRRVAPSRFVALWRVANRLRATAIEALVGGRGRQGDRELERELTQSREETARLLRELEVRDAEIAVLVARVAELEGAQQ, encoded by the exons atgggtcctgtgtggtacttgggcgagcggttggctcgtcagtgctctcgggacgcgttgacggttcccgtcgatcctcccaggacgatgtttagggagccttctgaggctgagagggaggcggacttggctggtgccagtggcgacgaccttcttttgcctggcgaggactactcggcgttcctttacgggaggttggcgtactggccggtagtg gaggttgaggcggcgggcatcgagcccccagagtaccccgagaccctagagtacactgacgcgactgggaggacgacgatctccgagttgcgtgactttgacgtagctgtgacggatgctggcttagatgactggcagcatctgattcggagg gtcgcaccgtcccggttcgtggcactatggagggtggccaaccggctgcgagctactgccatcgaggcactcgtcggtggtcgaggtcgtcag ggtgaccgcgagctggagcgagagttgacccagtctcgggaggagacggctcgcttgttaagggagctcgaggttcgggacgccgagatcgccgttctggtggcgagagttgccgagttggagggcgcccagcagtag